The proteins below come from a single Triticum aestivum cultivar Chinese Spring chromosome 5D, IWGSC CS RefSeq v2.1, whole genome shotgun sequence genomic window:
- the LOC123121342 gene encoding mitochondrial outer membrane porin-like, whose translation MGGPGLYSGIGKKAKDLLYRDYQTDHKFTLTTYTANGAAITATSTKKADLILGEIQSQIKNKNITVDVKANSASNVITTITADDLAAPGLKTILSFAVPDQKSGKVELQYLHDYAGINASIGLTANPVVNLSGAFGTSALAVGADVSLDTATKNFTKYNAALSYTNQDLIASLNLNNKGDSLTASYYHIVEKSGTAVGAELTHSFSSNENSLTFGTQHTLDPLTLVKARINNSGKASALIQHEFRPKSLCTISAEVDTKAIEKSSKVGIAIALKP comes from the exons ATGGGCGGCCCAGGCCTCTACTCCGGGatcggcaagaaggccaagg ATCTGCTGTACAGGGACTACCAGACCGACCACAAATTCACCCTTACCACCTACACCGCCAATGGCGCC GCAATTACTGCTACCAGTACAAAGAAGGCTGATCTTATACTCGGTGAGATCCAATCACAGATCAAGAACAAAAACATCACTGTAGATGTGAAGGCCAACTCAGCATCGAAT GTCATTACTACAATTACTGCTGACGATCTTGCAGCACCAGGGCTGAAGACCATCTTGAGCTTTGCTGTTCCTGATCAGAAATCTGGAAAG GTTGAGCTCCAGTACTTGCATGATTATGCTGGTATTAATGCAAGCATTGGCTTGACTGCCAATCCTGTAGTCAACCTCTCCGGCGCGTTCGGAACTAGTGCTCTAGCTGTTGGTGCTGACGTGTCGCTTGATACAGCCACCAAGAATTTCACCAAATACAATGCTGCACTTAGCTACACTAACCAGGATCTTATTGCATCCCTGAACCT GAACAACAAGGGAGACAGCCTGACCGCATCCTATTACCACATTGTGGAGAAATCCGGCACAGCTGTCGGGGCAGAGCTGACCCACAGCTTCTCGAGCAACGAGAACAGCCTCACCTTCGGCACCCAGCATACCCTGGACCCGCTCACCCTTGTGAAGGCCCGCATCAACAACTCTGGCAAGGCCAGCGCGCTGATCCAGCACGAGTTCAGGCCAAAGTCGCTGTGCACCATCTCGGCGGAGGTGGACACCAAGGCCATCGAGAAGAGCTCGAAGGTCGGAATCGCGATTGCTCTCAAGCCTTAA
- the LOC123121341 gene encoding isochorismate synthase 2, chloroplastic: MSPSSSLYSGRLLFSRPASKGLVRRLLARDGSRWVRPSCSLSMNGCAAGASDFGAVTMCETRALPAASAPQEAVGQLRAAVAALNADPPASSSGIIRIEVPIRQRGDAIEWLQAQRQSSLPRCFFSARAPLPDTPALAVGSSSNGNGSHKEQWEQPVSVAGVGSAVFFRGTDPFSLHDWRAIKRFLSRDCPMIRAYGAIRFDASSDASVEWEDYGAFYFVVPQVEFSELEEGSVLATTIAWDDSLSWTYQSAVDELQSTLHEISPCSVKVNRSTLQTAIVNLNHVPTKASWDLAVTQALRMIKGSQTELVKVVLARCSRYITDTCIDPLELLACLKVEGQNAYQFCIQPPDAPAFVGNSPEQLFHRKYLNISSEALAGTRARGKTRADDFQIGQELLLSIKEDTEFTIVRDSIKKKLEMICDEVVVNPSKALRKLPRVQHLSAQLAARLRNEDDEFDILNALHPSPAVCGLPTEEARQFIRDYEIFDRGMYAGPVGWFGGAESEFAVGIRSALLGKGYSTLVYAGAGIVEGTNPSFEWDELDLKASQFAKLLQYQEHHICYQEAGNMGTLI; this comes from the exons ATGTCACCGTCTTCGTCGCTCTACTCCGGCCGCCTCCTTTTCTCCCGTCCGGCGTCCAAGGGGCTCGTACGTCGTCTCCTCGCTCGCGATGGGAGCAGGTGGGTCAGGCCGTCGTGCTCCCTGTCTATGAACGGTTGCGCAGCCGGCGCCAGCGACTTCGGCGCGGTGACCATGTGCGAGACGAGGGCCCTGCCGGCCGCGTCGGCGCCGCAGGAGGCCGTGGGGCAGCTCAGGGCCGCCGTCGCCGCGCTCAACGCCGACCCGCCGGCGTCCTCCTCCGGCATCATCCGCATCGAG GTGCCGATTCGGCAGCGAGGGGACGCCATCGAGTGGCTGCAAGCGCAGAGGCAGAGCTCCCTGCCCCGCTGCTTCTTCTCCGCCCGGGCACCGCTGCCGGATACGCCGGCGCTCGCCGTGGGCAGCAGCAGCAACGGCAACGGTAGCCACAAGGAGCAGTGGGAGCAGCCGGTGAGCGTCGCCGGCGTGGGGTCGGCGGTCTTCTTCCGCGGCACGGACCCCTTCTCTCTCCACGACTGGCGAGCCATCAAGAG ATTTCTTTCAAGGGATTGCCCGATGATCCGCGCCTACGGCGCCATCCGCTTCGACGCGTCGAGCGACGCCTCGGTCGAATGGGAAGACTATGGCGCATTCTACTTCGTTGTTCCACAA GTTGAGTTCAGTGAGCTCGAGGAGGGCTCGGTTCTAGCGACGACGATTGCGTGGGATGACTCGCTTTCTTGGACATATCAGAGCGCAGTGGACGAGCTCCAATCAACATTGCACGAG ATATCACCGTGTTCAGTTAAGGTGAACAGGTCCACGCTACAAACCGCCATCGTAAATCTCAATCATGTCCCCACCAAGGCGTCTTGGGATCTTGCTGTTACTCAAGCTCTTCGGATGATCAAAGGGAGCCAAACGGAATTAGTCAAG GTTGTGCTAGCAAGGTGCAGCAGGTACATCACTGATACTTGCATCGACCCTCTGGAGCTGTTAGCTTGTCTGAAG GTTGAGGGCCAGAATGCCTACCAGTTCTGCATACAGCCACCTGATGCTCCTGCATTTGTTGGAAATAGT CCAGAGCAACTATTTCACCGGAAATACTTGAACATTTCCAGCGAGGCTTTAGCCGGTACGCGAGCAAGAGGGAAAACAAGGGCTGATGATTTTCAAATTGGCCAGGAATTGCTTCTAAG CATCAAAGAGGACACTGAATTTACTATTGTACGGGACAGCATAAAGAAGAAGCTTGAG ATGATCTGTGATGAGGTTGTTGTCAATCCCAGCAAGGCCCTTCGGAAACTTCCAAGAGTACAACATTTGTCAGCTCAATTAGCTGCAAGATTAAGAAATGAGGACGACGAG TTTGACATCCTAAATGCTCTTCATCCAAGCCCAGCTGTTTGTGGTTTGCCCACTGAAGAAGCGCGCCAATTCATACGAGATTATG AAATCTTCGACCGTGGAATGTATGCTGGACCTGTTGGTTGGTTTGGTGGAGCTGAAAGTGAGTTTGCTGTTGGGATTAGATCAGCACTACTTGGAAAA GGATATAGCACTTTAGTTTATGCCGGTGCCGGGATTGTCGAAGGTACAAATCCATCTTTTGAATGGGATGAGCTTGATCTCAAAGCATCTCAG TTTGCAAAGTTGTTGCAGTATCAAGAACATCATATTTGCTACCAAGAGGCAGGAAACATGGGGACATTGATTTGA